Proteins from a single region of Palaemon carinicauda isolate YSFRI2023 chromosome 1, ASM3689809v2, whole genome shotgun sequence:
- the LOC137653405 gene encoding uncharacterized protein, producing the protein MPPKSISRSFRSALRQQVTKKCNFIERFVSSMSVSDANEHMNMLVDLKEKLDKVNNEVLKEIWDSADKDDNGDELVSEEMDTWFVYDDRLSKCLSLLKTAVSLSPGNLSDRSRSEISQLKLPELPLPTFGNREGEDISKFLREFEATIDKYDLSTHVKFTLLTRQLSGDSLKLVNSLDCSNRSYEEAKKLLQKAFADTLSQQYRVIKQLSELKLTYQSDPYDFISNMRIICNQFEALSIDQNIVLQYFIWNGFNDCFKNQLMHITGSNKPSLQQIDEHIFTALERYRNISKKFNVKQGNLEKKVVPNSNCLASAVVNVEKSKVKECSLCLADNKGDIDHPIFKCSVYVTPQSKIEKLKLLNFCTNCTYDSHKTSDCRFKFNRKCKHCNKWHFSYLCNFRKDPKKNTCRDSDGRLIMPLLWNGKVAHLLGKNQNLSKAILKSNFKKFSKKDNTFQMIDEVFKEQEQLGIIERVTNLEQFLEENPQHSFLPHMPVFKMDRESTKCRNVFLSNLCESDKDKPLTLSHNQTIFAGPCLNKKISTSILQLRFNEKLLF; encoded by the exons ATGCCGCCGAAGAGCATTTCGCGTAGTTTTCGTTCAGCCCTTAGGCAACAAGTTACCAAGAAGTGTAATTTCATAGAAAGGTTTGTTTCTTCGATGTCTGTAAGCGATGCTAACGAGCATATGAACATGTTGgttgaccttaaagaaaaacttgacaAAGTGAATAACGAGGTTTTGAAGGAAATTTGGGATAGCGCAGATAAAGACGACAACGGCGATGAATTGGTGAGTGAGGAAATGGATACTTGGTTCGTTTATGACGATCGTTTGAGTAAgtgtctctctctccttaagaccgCGGTGTCACTTTCGCCCGGAAACCTTTCCGATCGTTCGCGTTCTGAAATTTCACAGCTTAAATTACCTGAACTACCTTTACCGACATTTGGTAATCGAGAAGGTGAGGATATTTCGAAGTTTTTGCGAGAGTTCGAAGCAACTATTGATAAGTATGATCTTAGTACTCACGTTAAATTTACTCTTCTTACGAGACAGCTTTCAGGTGACTCGCTTAAACTGGTAAACTCATTAGATTGTAGCAACCGTTCGTATGAAGAAGCTAAGAAATTATTACAGAAAGCGTTTGCAGATACTTTGTCTCAACAATATAGGGTTATTAAGCAGTTATCGGAGTTGAAGCTAACGTATCAGAGTGATCCGTATGACTTTATCAGTAATATGAGAATAATTTGTAATCAATTTGAGGCTTTAAGCATAGATCAAAacatagttttacagtatttcatatggAATGGGTTTAATGACTGTTTCAAGAATCAGTTAATGCATATTACTGGCTCGAATAAGCCCTCGTTGCAGCAAATAGATGAACATATCTTTACTGCTTTGGAAAGATATAGAAACATATCCAAGAAATTTAATGTAAAACAAGGTAATCTTGAGAAAAAGGTTGTGCCCAACTCAAATTGTTTAGCTTCTGCCGTTGTTAATGTTGAGAAGTCTAAAGTTAAAGAATGTTCTCTATGTTTAGCAGACAATAAAGGAGACATTGATCACCCAATTTTTAAGTGTTCAGTTTATGTAACTCCACAGagtaaaattgaaaaactaaaactaTTGAATTTTTGTACAAACTGTACTTACGATTCTCATAAAACTTCAGATTGCAGGTTTAAATTTAACCGAAAATGTAAACATTGTAACAAGTGGCATTTCAGCTATCTTTGTAATTTTCGTAAAGACCCAAAAA AAAATACTTGTAGAGATAGTGATGGAAGGTTAATTATGCCTCTGTTATGGAATGGGAAAGTAGCTCATTTGCTTGGTAAGAATCAAAATCTGTCAAAAGctatattaaaatcaaattttaagaaatttagcaAAAAGGATAATACTTTTCAAATGATTGATGAGGTTTTTAAAGAACAGGAACAGCTAGGCATTATAGAGAGAGTAACTAACTTGGAACAATTCTTGGAGGAAAACCCCCAACATAGCTTTCTGCCGCACATGCCAGTGTTCAAGATGGACCGAGAGTCGACAAAATGCCGTAATGTATTTTTGTCCAATTTGTGTGAATCTGACAAAGATAAACCTTTAACTCTATCTCATAATCAAACAATTTTTGCTGGTCCttgtttgaataagaaaatttcaacttctattttacagctaagatttaatgaaaaattgttgttttga